Proteins encoded within one genomic window of Macrobrachium nipponense isolate FS-2020 chromosome 8, ASM1510439v2, whole genome shotgun sequence:
- the LOC135223027 gene encoding tigger transposable element-derived protein 1-like, whose protein sequence is MCGNVTGFMLKPGLFYKAANPRALKNKNKVLLPVFCMHNPKAWITKFLMEYWFHQGFIPQVRQYLADLDIDFKVLFIMNNAGGHPPDLYYMGVQLEFLPPNTTSLLQPMDQSVVCAFKALYTRNTLQHFLDVMDRDSKFMLKAYWHKFTIATCLSVIDWSLKDMKETLNACWSQLWPECDHNYMGFSPQEIQHSAINEAVQLVKILGDEGFDDITEEEVGTLIDVHADPVTDQDLKKLTKSAREEEDTPGSGVEQEDEEGLTLACLSQVQKNDK, encoded by the coding sequence ATGTGTGGGAATGTGACTGGCtttatgctgaaaccaggcctcttttacaaggctgcaaatcccagggcactcaagaacaagaacaaggtgTTACTGCCTGTCTTCTGTATGcataatcccaaggcctggatcaccaaatTCCTTATGGAGTACTGGTTCCACCAGggcttcattcctcaagttaggcagTACCTGGCCGATTTGGACATCGACTTCAAGGTCTTGTTCATAATGAACaatgctggtggccaccctcCCGATCTTTATTACATGGGAGTCCAGCTCGAGTTcctccctcccaacaccacctctctcctccaacCTATGGATCAGAGCGTTGtctgtgccttcaaggcactctacaccaGAAACACCCTCCAGCACTTTCTTGATGTAATGGACCGTGACAGTAAATTTATGCTGAAAGCTTATTGGCATAAATTCACGATTGCCACGTGTTTGTCTGTCATTGATTGGTCGCTGAAGGACATGAAGGAGACCCTGAATGCCTGCTGGAGTCAGTTGTGGCCGGAATGTGACCATAATTATATGGGCTTTTCTCCTCAAGAAATCCAGCATTCAGCCATTAATGAGGCAGTACAGTTGGTGAAAATTCTTGGTGATGAGGGCTTTGACGATATCACCGAGGAAGAAGTCGGCACTCTCATTGATGTCCACGCTGACCCCGTGACAGACCAGGACTTGAAAAAGCTGACTAAGTCTGCCAGGgaggaagaagacactccaggttcaggagTGGAACAGGAGGACGAGGAGGGCCTGACTTTGGCATGCCTGTCCCAAGttcaaaaaaatgataaatga